A window of the Dyadobacter pollutisoli genome harbors these coding sequences:
- a CDS encoding glycoside hydrolase family 97 protein gives MLCIKRIMVLVLLASGRVFAADQVSVKSPDNKISFHIFTKSDSLYYRISYDNKDVIEASPIRMSLDAEAITGKVKLGKADNYKVNDEYPWNGVHSVAKSHCNGSKIDISSGAMHYTLDVRVFNDGAAFRLIVPGKPEAKRIADESSVFKLPSGTTAWYHDLYMHYEGEYARKGMDTVKAGQWAAPSVTFRLPESQVYLSVTEADLKNYGGMALQTDGNRGMVLRLPQSQPTSYPYKLRYSAEDVLRLSQPAAISGTVTTPWRVVMIANGLNALVNNDLLHNLCPPPDQKLFPKGIKTEWIQPGPAVWKYLDGGGEGTLETMKEYSRQAAELGFKHNILEGFWKKWPEADLRSLVDYSREKGVHIWLWEHSKELRDAKVRQAFFKRCDELGISGLKIDFFDHEAKEEIDLYESILRETAEQKIMVDFHGANKPTGRERTWPHELTREAVKGMEASKLKDRAGHNVTLPFTRFVTGHAEYTPVHFGERRKNTTWAHQIASAAIFSAPLLTYSASPEHLLANPAVEMIKSIPSVWDETIVLPGSAIGEAAVYARRSGRSWFLAVMNGAVAKSLDISLSFLGDGTFNASEVRDTDGNPASVTLGKGSYNKNSTIRLNLAEGGGFIAKFDHP, from the coding sequence ATGTTGTGTATAAAAAGAATAATGGTGCTGGTGCTGCTGGCATCCGGGAGAGTATTTGCCGCAGATCAGGTGTCTGTCAAGAGTCCTGATAATAAGATTTCGTTCCATATTTTTACAAAGAGCGATTCGCTGTATTACCGCATTTCCTATGATAACAAGGATGTTATCGAAGCTTCGCCGATCAGAATGTCGCTGGATGCGGAGGCCATTACCGGCAAGGTGAAATTGGGCAAAGCCGATAATTATAAAGTGAACGACGAATATCCCTGGAACGGCGTTCACTCGGTAGCGAAAAGCCATTGCAACGGCTCGAAAATCGATATTAGCAGCGGCGCAATGCATTATACGCTCGATGTGCGGGTGTTTAACGACGGCGCCGCATTCCGGCTCATCGTTCCGGGCAAGCCGGAAGCAAAACGCATTGCCGACGAGTCCAGCGTTTTCAAATTACCTTCCGGCACCACTGCCTGGTATCATGACCTCTATATGCATTATGAAGGAGAATATGCCCGGAAAGGCATGGACACCGTCAAAGCAGGGCAATGGGCGGCCCCTTCGGTTACGTTCCGGTTGCCCGAGAGTCAGGTTTATCTTTCGGTTACCGAAGCAGATCTCAAAAACTACGGCGGAATGGCCTTGCAAACCGACGGCAACCGGGGAATGGTGCTGCGGTTACCTCAAAGCCAGCCCACTTCTTATCCATACAAGTTGCGGTACAGTGCCGAAGACGTACTCCGGCTTTCCCAGCCAGCTGCCATTAGCGGCACTGTCACCACACCCTGGCGGGTAGTGATGATCGCCAACGGGTTGAATGCATTGGTAAACAACGATTTGTTGCATAACCTCTGCCCGCCGCCGGACCAGAAACTCTTTCCGAAAGGCATCAAAACCGAGTGGATCCAGCCAGGGCCGGCGGTGTGGAAGTATCTTGATGGAGGCGGCGAGGGTACGTTGGAAACCATGAAGGAATATTCCCGGCAGGCAGCGGAACTTGGTTTTAAACACAATATCCTCGAAGGTTTTTGGAAAAAATGGCCCGAGGCCGACCTTCGGTCCCTGGTGGATTATTCACGTGAAAAAGGCGTTCACATTTGGCTTTGGGAGCATTCCAAGGAGCTTAGGGATGCGAAAGTCCGCCAGGCGTTTTTCAAGCGTTGCGATGAGCTGGGCATCAGCGGCTTGAAAATTGACTTTTTTGATCACGAGGCAAAGGAGGAAATTGACCTCTATGAATCGATCCTCAGGGAAACGGCGGAACAGAAAATCATGGTGGATTTTCATGGAGCCAACAAGCCAACCGGCAGGGAACGCACGTGGCCCCACGAGCTGACCCGCGAAGCTGTGAAGGGAATGGAGGCCAGTAAGCTGAAAGACCGAGCCGGGCACAATGTAACCTTGCCATTTACCCGCTTCGTGACCGGGCATGCGGAATACACGCCCGTGCATTTTGGCGAGCGGAGGAAAAACACCACCTGGGCGCACCAGATCGCCAGCGCTGCCATTTTTTCGGCACCTTTGCTGACTTATTCGGCTAGTCCGGAGCATTTGCTGGCCAATCCGGCTGTGGAAATGATCAAAAGCATTCCGAGTGTGTGGGACGAGACGATCGTGCTGCCGGGCTCTGCTATCGGGGAGGCGGCGGTGTATGCTCGCAGGAGCGGGAGGAGCTGGTTTTTGGCTGTGATGAATGGCGCTGTGGCAAAAAGTTTGGACATTTCGCTGTCCTTTCTGGGCGACGGCACATTCAATGCTTCGGAAGTAAGGGATACTGATGGAAATCCGGCGAGCGTCACGCTTGGAAAAGGAAGCTACAACAAGAACAGTACTATACGGCTGAACCTCGCCGAAGGCGGTGGCTTCATCGCGAAATTCGATCACCCATGA
- a CDS encoding SusC/RagA family TonB-linked outer membrane protein, which produces MKKPISVGRRTMPDRQRILCLYLFNLMKISVYGIGVLIMATQLLLAGTSGAQDIREANVTMGLEKSSLRDALQKLQQESGYNIFYLSKAVSPFDNITLHRESRTVQKTLELILDRTNLLFRQEGKNIILTEREVQVPELKTRAPIRGKVTDKDGQGLPGVSVIIRGTSQGTITDQNGSYNLEIEQDNAVLIFSFVGYVAQELEVGKREVLDVVLATDEKALEEVVVVGYGTQKKVNLTGAVSNVTGSELTTRQAPNTTSLLQGRMPGVQVTQNSGQPGAENASIQIRGQGTFSGAGNDPLILIDGVEGNLNNVNPNQIESISVLKDAASAAIYGSRAANGVVLVTTKTGTAGRLNVDYSYNFGSQKATSVYDRITNSVQFMELLNKAIAHTGTSTNQLYTPAQIEEYRQGSVTNPAQYPSFDWMDAIFRTSPVQQHYLSVNGGKENTTYNFGAGFLDQDGILIATGYKRYDAQFNFKTTLNKKLAFGTNLAFSKGDRRETALNTQFDGNSTEDQILSALAAHPTFTPKLPDGSGRYAAKAYIQEGGNKNPVALAENGGRYVRNYYALASAFLDLDILPGLKAQIKGAVKFNNRQTKVHVVGIPAYMFLPDASGQYLYNTQWNGTVGENNLTVRNENDVQYTVFGTLNYTKKIGENHNLNALLGVSQETFRYDRLQAFKRNAPSNDLLELGAYSPGGQLADGLAYEWALRSVFGRATYNFKEKYLLEGNFRYDGSSRFPDGNKWGFFPSASAGWRISEEEFLKPVHWLESLKARASWGQVGNQNVNRSLGGESMPYPYQQVLNPVVYNIGGSLQQGVTQTDLINRNITWETTTVTDVGIDFGLFRASVFGSIDWYSKKTTNILRPLQVPDFIGVAGPTVNLGEMSNTGVELSLGYQSRVKDFRYKIQGNFETYKNKVVKFGAREVNNGNGTVTQEGLPYNSYFMYVFDGIYQNQGEIDNGPTPLVKPKPGDMKYRDISGPNGVPDGKITTDDRMVVSGAFPKFNYGLTFHADYKNFDLGIFLQGVQGRKIYIKEWGIAPFRQAGPPPTFWEKAWDGEGTSNTIPHIFNENYAPNTQVSDWWLQDASYLRLKNVQLGYTFPAKLVNRLKIQTLRLYVSGDNLLTFTKFFEGIDPERAAASGRAAIYPQAKIHSFGVKVTF; this is translated from the coding sequence CCAGCTGCTTCTGGCGGGGACGAGCGGTGCGCAAGACATAAGGGAAGCTAATGTAACCATGGGTTTGGAGAAGTCCTCCCTGCGGGACGCGCTTCAAAAACTTCAACAGGAATCGGGATATAATATCTTTTATTTATCGAAGGCTGTGTCGCCTTTTGATAATATTACGCTTCATAGGGAATCGCGGACGGTCCAGAAGACGCTGGAACTGATCCTGGACCGGACTAACCTACTGTTCAGGCAGGAAGGCAAGAACATTATCCTAACAGAACGGGAAGTACAAGTCCCCGAACTCAAAACAAGGGCCCCGATCCGGGGTAAGGTAACGGACAAGGACGGACAGGGGCTGCCGGGGGTGAGTGTGATCATCAGAGGGACCAGTCAGGGGACCATTACGGACCAGAATGGCAGCTATAACCTGGAAATTGAGCAGGATAATGCGGTGCTGATATTCAGTTTCGTGGGCTATGTGGCCCAGGAGCTGGAAGTGGGCAAGCGCGAAGTGCTCGACGTTGTGCTGGCGACGGACGAAAAGGCATTGGAAGAAGTGGTAGTCGTCGGCTATGGCACCCAGAAAAAGGTAAACCTGACCGGCGCGGTCAGCAATGTGACCGGCTCCGAACTGACTACCCGGCAAGCTCCCAACACCACTTCGCTGTTGCAGGGAAGAATGCCAGGCGTGCAGGTGACACAAAACTCCGGACAACCGGGAGCGGAAAACGCCAGCATTCAAATCCGCGGACAGGGTACCTTCAGTGGTGCTGGAAACGATCCGCTGATATTGATCGATGGGGTGGAGGGTAACCTCAACAACGTCAATCCTAACCAGATCGAAAGCATTTCCGTATTGAAAGATGCTGCGTCGGCTGCTATTTACGGCTCGCGGGCGGCAAACGGGGTTGTTCTCGTGACTACCAAAACCGGTACGGCTGGAAGATTGAATGTCGATTACAGCTATAATTTCGGTAGCCAAAAAGCCACTTCCGTCTACGACCGGATCACGAATTCGGTGCAGTTTATGGAGCTGCTCAATAAGGCCATTGCACACACAGGAACGAGTACCAACCAGCTTTACACGCCGGCGCAAATTGAAGAATACCGTCAGGGAAGCGTTACAAATCCTGCCCAGTACCCGAGCTTCGACTGGATGGACGCCATTTTTCGCACATCCCCGGTGCAGCAGCATTACCTGAGCGTGAATGGTGGCAAGGAAAATACGACCTATAATTTCGGAGCGGGCTTTCTTGATCAGGACGGGATTCTGATCGCGACGGGCTACAAGCGGTACGATGCCCAGTTCAATTTCAAGACAACCCTTAATAAAAAATTGGCCTTTGGTACCAACCTGGCTTTCTCAAAAGGGGACCGAAGGGAAACTGCATTGAATACCCAGTTTGACGGCAATTCCACGGAAGACCAGATTCTGAGCGCATTGGCAGCGCACCCCACATTTACCCCGAAACTGCCTGATGGCAGTGGCCGGTATGCGGCCAAAGCTTACATTCAAGAAGGTGGTAACAAAAATCCAGTCGCATTGGCTGAAAATGGCGGCAGGTATGTCAGGAATTACTACGCGCTGGCATCGGCGTTCCTTGATCTCGATATTTTGCCGGGTTTGAAAGCGCAGATTAAAGGTGCGGTCAAGTTTAATAACAGGCAAACGAAAGTGCATGTAGTGGGTATACCGGCTTACATGTTCCTGCCCGACGCTAGTGGCCAGTATTTGTACAACACGCAATGGAATGGGACAGTAGGTGAAAACAACCTGACGGTCCGCAACGAAAATGACGTCCAGTACACGGTTTTTGGTACATTAAATTACACGAAAAAAATCGGTGAAAATCACAACCTGAATGCATTGCTTGGGGTAAGCCAGGAAACTTTCCGGTATGACCGCTTGCAGGCTTTCAAACGGAATGCACCTTCGAACGACTTGCTGGAACTGGGGGCCTATTCGCCCGGTGGGCAGCTGGCTGACGGACTGGCGTACGAATGGGCGCTCCGATCGGTATTCGGCCGGGCTACTTACAATTTCAAAGAAAAATACCTGCTGGAAGGAAATTTCCGGTACGACGGCTCGTCGCGCTTCCCGGATGGCAATAAATGGGGCTTTTTTCCGTCGGCGTCGGCTGGGTGGAGAATTTCGGAAGAGGAGTTTTTGAAACCGGTCCACTGGCTGGAAAGCCTCAAAGCGCGCGCCTCGTGGGGGCAGGTGGGTAACCAGAACGTGAACCGGTCGCTGGGCGGCGAATCGATGCCTTATCCGTATCAGCAGGTACTCAATCCGGTTGTGTACAATATTGGCGGCTCATTGCAGCAGGGTGTGACGCAAACCGACCTCATCAACCGCAACATTACCTGGGAAACTACAACCGTAACCGACGTCGGCATTGATTTCGGGTTGTTCCGGGCCTCGGTGTTCGGTAGTATCGATTGGTATTCCAAAAAGACGACCAATATCCTGAGACCTTTGCAGGTGCCCGACTTTATCGGAGTTGCCGGTCCGACGGTCAATCTGGGGGAAATGAGTAATACAGGTGTTGAACTTTCGCTGGGTTATCAAAGCAGGGTCAAGGACTTCCGTTACAAGATTCAGGGGAATTTTGAAACCTATAAAAACAAGGTTGTGAAGTTCGGAGCCCGCGAAGTGAATAACGGCAACGGCACGGTAACCCAGGAAGGGCTGCCCTATAACTCCTACTTTATGTACGTTTTTGATGGCATTTACCAAAACCAGGGAGAAATCGACAATGGCCCGACTCCATTAGTGAAACCAAAGCCGGGCGACATGAAGTACCGCGACATCAGCGGCCCCAACGGCGTGCCGGATGGGAAGATCACCACCGATGACCGCATGGTTGTGAGCGGCGCTTTCCCCAAGTTCAACTACGGACTGACCTTCCATGCAGATTATAAAAACTTTGACCTTGGAATCTTCCTGCAAGGTGTACAAGGGCGTAAGATTTACATTAAAGAGTGGGGGATTGCTCCATTCCGGCAGGCTGGCCCGCCGCCTACATTCTGGGAAAAAGCCTGGGATGGTGAAGGGACCTCTAACACGATCCCGCATATTTTTAACGAAAACTACGCGCCTAATACCCAGGTTTCCGACTGGTGGCTGCAAGATGCTTCCTATCTGAGGTTGAAGAACGTCCAGCTGGGTTACACTTTCCCGGCAAAACTGGTCAACCGCTTGAAAATACAGACGCTGAGATTGTACGTGTCGGGGGATAACCTGCTCACATTCACGAAGTTTTTCGAGGGGATAGATCCCGAACGGGCGGCGGCAAGCGGTAGGGCGGCTATTTATCCGCAAGCCAAAATTCATTCATTTGGTGTTAAAGTCACGTTTTAA
- a CDS encoding RagB/SusD family nutrient uptake outer membrane protein, whose product MTTRYLKNIFLLILITAVFACKDTLDKNPLGSPNSENFWKTETEANKALIACYAKLKEPIISNGPAQSGNFLFWESLSDNASNTSGYESFDVVMRGEHNSATTGIVSKSFTIGFQGIAACNYFLANIDRVTATTDAVRNRMKGEALFLRAFYYNDLAQLYGDLPLILEPASLDDNIRATPRAPKTDVVAQILKDLDLAISYLPATAYTDGRAVKGSAIALKTRVLLNNERFSEAADAAWSLIGDPANPFKLADNYAGIFFGNQLNNREIMFSVQFKAPDDYHSLDQVIGARMSVFPTPELRDAYEPNDPRRKMTIFEAGDPWAYNPAGFKQTGSLAEGQIPYTGMAFKKWVNPAINNGSGSTLSEQHMVKIRYADLLLMYAEAMFESGKGSDANALKALNDVRARPGVGMPPKTVLTRDVIRNERRVELAFEGLRYNDLVRWKIADKVIPQVAYDAKGTKRKFKSSLLPIPLGQMDIMKGVWTQNANY is encoded by the coding sequence ATGACAACCAGATATTTAAAAAATATATTTCTGCTAATATTGATCACGGCGGTATTCGCCTGCAAGGATACATTAGATAAAAATCCGCTCGGCAGCCCCAACTCCGAAAACTTCTGGAAAACGGAAACGGAAGCCAACAAAGCATTGATCGCCTGCTATGCCAAGCTCAAAGAGCCCATCATTTCCAACGGCCCGGCCCAGAGCGGCAACTTCCTTTTTTGGGAATCGTTGTCAGACAATGCTTCCAATACTTCCGGTTATGAGTCGTTCGACGTCGTGATGAGAGGGGAGCACAATTCGGCTACGACCGGGATCGTCAGTAAGTCGTTCACCATCGGGTTTCAGGGAATCGCCGCGTGCAATTATTTCCTGGCCAATATCGACCGGGTAACTGCCACAACTGACGCCGTTCGCAACCGGATGAAAGGGGAAGCATTGTTTTTAAGGGCCTTTTATTACAATGACCTTGCCCAGCTTTATGGTGACCTGCCACTGATTCTCGAACCGGCTAGCCTGGACGATAACATCCGTGCAACGCCAAGAGCGCCGAAGACGGACGTGGTAGCACAGATACTGAAAGACCTGGATCTTGCCATTTCCTATCTGCCCGCCACCGCGTATACGGACGGGCGTGCAGTGAAAGGTTCGGCGATTGCATTAAAAACAAGGGTATTGCTCAACAACGAACGGTTCAGCGAGGCAGCCGATGCGGCATGGAGCCTGATTGGCGATCCTGCCAACCCATTCAAACTGGCCGATAACTACGCCGGGATATTCTTTGGAAACCAGCTCAATAACCGGGAAATCATGTTTTCTGTCCAGTTTAAAGCGCCGGACGACTACCATTCGCTCGACCAGGTGATCGGGGCGCGGATGTCGGTGTTTCCCACGCCCGAACTTCGGGATGCTTATGAGCCTAATGATCCCCGCAGAAAGATGACCATTTTTGAAGCGGGCGACCCCTGGGCGTATAATCCGGCTGGTTTTAAGCAAACCGGAAGTCTTGCGGAAGGGCAAATTCCTTATACCGGTATGGCCTTCAAAAAATGGGTGAACCCGGCGATCAACAATGGCTCCGGCTCAACGCTTAGCGAGCAGCATATGGTAAAAATCCGCTATGCCGACTTGCTCCTGATGTATGCCGAAGCAATGTTCGAAAGTGGAAAGGGAAGCGACGCCAATGCATTGAAAGCATTAAACGATGTAAGGGCAAGGCCGGGCGTAGGAATGCCGCCCAAAACAGTCCTCACGCGGGATGTGATCCGGAACGAGCGGAGGGTTGAACTTGCTTTCGAAGGATTGCGCTACAATGATCTGGTACGCTGGAAGATAGCCGACAAAGTTATTCCACAAGTGGCTTATGATGCCAAGGGAACCAAACGGAAATTCAAATCCAGCCTGTTGCCCATCCCCCTGGGCCAAATGGACATTATGAAGGGGGTATGGACACAAAATGCAAATTATTAA